One Anser cygnoides isolate HZ-2024a breed goose chromosome 6, Taihu_goose_T2T_genome, whole genome shotgun sequence genomic region harbors:
- the LNPK gene encoding endoplasmic reticulum junction formation protein lunapark isoform X1 — protein MGGLISRWRQAKPSTVEVLEKIDKEIQTLEEFREKNQRLQKLCVGRLLFYSSVLYLITFFIVYFCCLPDEWTARFIMTLPFFAFPLIIWFIRTLLIFFFSKRTERNNDALEDLKSQKKKILEEVMEKETYKTAKLILERFDPESNAKEAELPSAGTSATPRPGQEIRQRTTAQRNASTPTPATPKQGSPKSLVPVTASPNLQRDASALSGPLERTALPSLQSNIPPRHPGSPATSVPGMGLHPPGPPLARPILPRERGIVDRVIEYLVGDGPQNRYALICQQCFSHNGMALKEEFEYIAFRCAYCFFLNPARKTRPQAPRLPDFSFEKKQPSELQSATEHPESREREPQENQQTEESEEPSQSIETNETDDKALSAEQLNDGPAEEVEKEVAENVSTTEDSISDSAISTEQSEESLVKAE, from the exons CAGGCAAAGCCTTCTACTGTAGAAGTATTAGAAAAAATTGATAAG GAAATACAGACATTAGAAGAATTTcgagaaaaaaatcagaggttACAGAAACTGTGTGTTGGAAGGCTACTCTTCTACTCTTCGGTTCTTTATCTCATCACCTTTTTCattgtatatttttgttgtcttcCTGATGAATGGACAGCAAGGTTTATTATGACACTTCCGTTTTTTGCATTTCCATTGAT aatcTGGTTTATAAGAACactgctcatttttttcttttccaaaaggacagaaaggaaTA ATGATGCGCTGGAAGATTTAaaatctcaaaagaaaaaaata CTTGAGGAAGTGATGGAGAAGGAAACATACAAGACTGCTAAATTAATTCTTGAAAGGTTTGATCCAGAATCAAATGCAAAG GAAGCTGAACTGCCATCTGCTGGAACATCTGCAACCCCAAGACCTGGACAAG AAATTCGTCAGAGGACCACAGCTCAAAGAAATGCTTCTACACCCACACCTGCAACTCCTAAACAAGGCTCTCCAAAATCACTTGTTCCAGTAACAGCATCTCCTAATCTGCAGAGGGATGCATCCGCTCTGAGTGGGCCACTGGAAAGAACTGCTCTGCCGTCCTTGCAGTCAAACATTCCACCGAGGCACCCTGGATCCCCTGCTACTTCAGTGCCTGGAATGG GTCTTCATCCTCCAGGCCCTCCTTTAGCAAGACCTATTCTTCCTCGAGAAAGAGGAATTGTGGACAGAGTTATTGAATATTTGGTTGGTGATGGTCCTCAGAACAG GTACGCCCTTATATGTCAGCAGTGTTTTTCTCACAATGGTATGGCTTTGAAGGAGGAGTTTGAATACATAG CATTTAGGTGTGCCTACTGCTTTTTCCTGAATCCTGCAAGAAAAACGAGACCTCAGGCTCCAAGACTACcagatttcagttttgaaaaaaagcaACCTTCAGAACTGCAATCGGCAACTGAGCATCCAGAGTCAAGAGAGAGAGAACCGCAGGAGAATCAGCAGACAGAAG aatctgAAGAACCATCCCAGAGCATTGAGACAAATGAGACAGATGATAAAGCACTAAGTGCTGAGCAGCTGAATGATGGGCCAGCTGAAGAAGTTGAAAAAGAAGtagcagaaaatgtttcaacAACTGAAGACTCTATTTCAGATTCTGCTATTTCAACCGAACAAAGTGAAGAATCTTTAGTGAAAGCTGAATAA
- the LNPK gene encoding endoplasmic reticulum junction formation protein lunapark isoform X2 — translation MGGLISRWRAKPSTVEVLEKIDKEIQTLEEFREKNQRLQKLCVGRLLFYSSVLYLITFFIVYFCCLPDEWTARFIMTLPFFAFPLIIWFIRTLLIFFFSKRTERNNDALEDLKSQKKKILEEVMEKETYKTAKLILERFDPESNAKEAELPSAGTSATPRPGQEIRQRTTAQRNASTPTPATPKQGSPKSLVPVTASPNLQRDASALSGPLERTALPSLQSNIPPRHPGSPATSVPGMGLHPPGPPLARPILPRERGIVDRVIEYLVGDGPQNRYALICQQCFSHNGMALKEEFEYIAFRCAYCFFLNPARKTRPQAPRLPDFSFEKKQPSELQSATEHPESREREPQENQQTEESEEPSQSIETNETDDKALSAEQLNDGPAEEVEKEVAENVSTTEDSISDSAISTEQSEESLVKAE, via the exons GCAAAGCCTTCTACTGTAGAAGTATTAGAAAAAATTGATAAG GAAATACAGACATTAGAAGAATTTcgagaaaaaaatcagaggttACAGAAACTGTGTGTTGGAAGGCTACTCTTCTACTCTTCGGTTCTTTATCTCATCACCTTTTTCattgtatatttttgttgtcttcCTGATGAATGGACAGCAAGGTTTATTATGACACTTCCGTTTTTTGCATTTCCATTGAT aatcTGGTTTATAAGAACactgctcatttttttcttttccaaaaggacagaaaggaaTA ATGATGCGCTGGAAGATTTAaaatctcaaaagaaaaaaata CTTGAGGAAGTGATGGAGAAGGAAACATACAAGACTGCTAAATTAATTCTTGAAAGGTTTGATCCAGAATCAAATGCAAAG GAAGCTGAACTGCCATCTGCTGGAACATCTGCAACCCCAAGACCTGGACAAG AAATTCGTCAGAGGACCACAGCTCAAAGAAATGCTTCTACACCCACACCTGCAACTCCTAAACAAGGCTCTCCAAAATCACTTGTTCCAGTAACAGCATCTCCTAATCTGCAGAGGGATGCATCCGCTCTGAGTGGGCCACTGGAAAGAACTGCTCTGCCGTCCTTGCAGTCAAACATTCCACCGAGGCACCCTGGATCCCCTGCTACTTCAGTGCCTGGAATGG GTCTTCATCCTCCAGGCCCTCCTTTAGCAAGACCTATTCTTCCTCGAGAAAGAGGAATTGTGGACAGAGTTATTGAATATTTGGTTGGTGATGGTCCTCAGAACAG GTACGCCCTTATATGTCAGCAGTGTTTTTCTCACAATGGTATGGCTTTGAAGGAGGAGTTTGAATACATAG CATTTAGGTGTGCCTACTGCTTTTTCCTGAATCCTGCAAGAAAAACGAGACCTCAGGCTCCAAGACTACcagatttcagttttgaaaaaaagcaACCTTCAGAACTGCAATCGGCAACTGAGCATCCAGAGTCAAGAGAGAGAGAACCGCAGGAGAATCAGCAGACAGAAG aatctgAAGAACCATCCCAGAGCATTGAGACAAATGAGACAGATGATAAAGCACTAAGTGCTGAGCAGCTGAATGATGGGCCAGCTGAAGAAGTTGAAAAAGAAGtagcagaaaatgtttcaacAACTGAAGACTCTATTTCAGATTCTGCTATTTCAACCGAACAAAGTGAAGAATCTTTAGTGAAAGCTGAATAA